One window of the Ammospiza nelsoni isolate bAmmNel1 chromosome 17, bAmmNel1.pri, whole genome shotgun sequence genome contains the following:
- the LOC132081129 gene encoding transmembrane protein 100-like: MMGCKSNSLTCLQGGKPGLPLATATDSTATLNKLALATGGTEKSWYRCIFPFGIVSVVIGVAATCITFTINGPQMDIAKVVSVATLIFGVALLVAAYVCWRAKRERQRQRQRQEPVALEQGAL; encoded by the coding sequence ATGATGGGCTGCAAGTCCAACTCACTCACTTGCCTGCAGGGAGGAAAACCGGGGCTGCCGCTGGCCACAGCCACCGATTCCACGGCCACGCTCAACAAACTGGCCCTGGCCACGGGCGGCACCGAGAAATCCTGGTACCGCTGCATCTTCCCCTTCGGCATCGTCTCCGTGGTCATCGGCGTCGCAGCGACGTGCATCACCTTCACCATCAATGGCCCCCAGATGGACATCGCTAAGGTGGTCTCGGTGGCCACCTTGATCTTCGGGGTGGCGCTGCTGGTGGCCGCCTATGTGTGCTGGCGGGCCAAGCGGGAGCGGCAGCGCCAGCGGCAGCGCCAGGAGCCcgtggctctggagcagggagcgCTATGA